GCACCATATCGATGACATCGCTGCCCTTACAGCAGTGACCGCCCGCGCTCACCGGGTGATCTTGAGCTACCTCTTGGCGTACCCAAACGCCATTTTCTACCTCGGCTAGCACTCCGCATCCCACGGAACAAACCGTACAGATAGTTTTTACGATTTTAGAGTTTGGAAACGGATTTGCCATCTCTTCTTTGGTCGCGCTTCTAGTTACGCCGCTAGCAGCCAGTCCGCTCATGCTGCCCGCAACGCCCGCTAGCGCGGCCATTTTTAAAAACGATCTTCGCCCGACTGCGTTTGAGTGGGGCATAAGACGTAAATTTGCCTCAGACATATTTATCCTTTCTTAAATTTTATTATTTTGCTTGTTCGTAGTATAGATCCCAGTTTTTGCTTCTTTTATAAAGCACTTCGGTCTTTTTGCTTTTACCGTATTTTAGGTTTGACGCCGCTGCCGTCGCTACTCCGGCCGTAGCCGCTACCGCTCCGACTAGCCCCGCCTTTTTTAAAAATTCTCGCCTATTTTTTTGCATTTTCTTCCTCCATAGCTTTTAGCTTTCTCACTCGGTTTTTTTGTCTTCTTATAGCCTCAGATCTTGAAACTCCGTCCAAAGTCTTTTTGTTTTCGCCGTGATTTACAGGACGCGGCGCGCTTAAAACTACGCGCTCAAACTCGATAAA
This genomic interval from Campylobacter concisus contains the following:
- a CDS encoding twin-arginine translocation signal domain-containing protein produces the protein MQKNRREFLKKAGLVGAVAATAGVATAAASNLKYGKSKKTEVLYKRSKNWDLYYEQAK